A genomic window from Streptomyces sp. NBC_01429 includes:
- the whiA gene encoding DNA-binding protein WhiA: protein MAMTPAVKDEIARLPVTRTCCRKAEVSAILRFAGGLHLVSGRIVIEAELDTSIAARRLRKDILEIFGHNSELVVMAPGGLRRGSRYVVRVITGGDQLARQTGLVDGRGRPIRGLPPQVVSGATCDAEAAWRGAFLSHGSLTEPGRSSSLEVTCPGPEAALALVGAARRLQIAAKAREVRGVDRVVVRDGDAIGALLTRLGAHESVLAWEERRMRREVRATANRLANFDDANLRRSARAAVAAGARVQRALEILAEEVPEHLAAAGRLRMEHKQASLEELGALADPPLTKDAVAGRIRRLLAMADKRAQDLGIPGTESNLSEELADGLVG, encoded by the coding sequence ATGGCGATGACGCCAGCGGTGAAGGACGAGATCGCCCGCCTCCCCGTCACCCGGACGTGTTGCAGGAAGGCGGAGGTTTCGGCGATCCTTCGGTTCGCGGGCGGGCTGCACCTGGTGAGCGGCCGCATCGTGATCGAAGCGGAGCTGGACACCAGCATCGCCGCGCGCCGACTGCGCAAGGACATCCTGGAGATCTTCGGGCACAACTCGGAGCTGGTGGTGATGGCCCCCGGCGGGCTGCGCCGCGGCAGCCGTTACGTCGTTCGGGTGATCACCGGCGGTGATCAGCTGGCGCGGCAGACCGGTCTGGTGGACGGCAGGGGGCGCCCGATCCGCGGGCTTCCCCCACAGGTCGTCTCCGGCGCCACCTGTGACGCGGAGGCCGCCTGGCGCGGCGCGTTCCTGTCGCACGGATCGCTCACCGAGCCGGGCCGCTCCTCCTCCCTGGAGGTGACCTGCCCGGGTCCCGAGGCCGCCCTCGCGCTGGTCGGCGCGGCCCGCAGACTCCAGATCGCCGCCAAGGCCCGCGAAGTGCGCGGGGTGGACCGCGTGGTCGTACGGGACGGGGACGCGATCGGCGCGCTGCTGACCCGGCTCGGGGCGCACGAATCGGTGCTGGCCTGGGAGGAGCGGCGGATGCGCCGCGAGGTCCGCGCCACGGCCAACCGGCTGGCCAACTTCGACGACGCGAATCTGCGCCGGTCCGCCCGCGCGGCGGTCGCCGCCGGAGCCCGGGTGCAGCGCGCGCTGGAGATCCTGGCCGAGGAGGTGCCCGAGCACCTGGCCGCAGCCGGCCGGCTGCGGATGGAGCACAAGCAGGCGTCCCTGGAGGAGCTGGGCGCGCTCGCCGACCCGCCGCTGACCAAGGACGCGGTCGCCGGACGGATCAGGCGGCTGCTGGCCATGGCCGACAAGCGGGCCCAGGACCTGGGGATTCCGGGCACGGAGTCCAACCTCAGCGAGGAGCTGGCCGACGGCCTCGTCGGCTGA
- the gap gene encoding type I glyceraldehyde-3-phosphate dehydrogenase: MTIRVGINGFGRIGRNYFRALLEQGADIEIVAVNDLGDTATTAHLLKYDTILGRLKAEVSHTADTITVDGHTIKVLSERDPADIPWGELGVDIVIESTGIFTKKADAAKHIAGGAKKVLISAPASDEDITIVLGVNEDKYDPANHHIISNASCTTNCVAPMAKVLLENFGIVSGLMTTVHAYTSDQRLQDFPHKDLRRARAAAENIIPASTGAAKALGLVIPELAGKLNGMAMRVPVPTGSVTDLVVETERVVTKEEVNAAFQKASQGELKGYLDYTEDPIVSSDIVNWPASCTFDSSLTMVQGKSVKIIGWYDNEWGYSNRLVDLTVFVGGQL; encoded by the coding sequence GTGACGATCCGCGTAGGCATCAACGGCTTTGGCCGCATCGGTCGTAACTACTTCCGCGCGCTGCTGGAGCAGGGTGCAGACATCGAGATCGTGGCTGTCAACGACCTGGGTGACACTGCGACCACGGCGCATCTGCTGAAGTACGACACCATCCTGGGCCGCCTCAAGGCCGAGGTGTCCCACACCGCCGACACGATCACGGTCGACGGTCACACCATCAAGGTGCTCTCCGAGCGCGACCCGGCCGACATCCCCTGGGGTGAGCTGGGCGTCGACATCGTCATCGAGTCGACCGGCATCTTCACCAAGAAGGCCGACGCCGCGAAGCACATCGCCGGTGGCGCCAAGAAGGTCCTCATCTCGGCTCCGGCCTCGGACGAGGACATCACCATCGTGCTCGGCGTCAACGAGGACAAGTACGACCCGGCGAACCACCACATCATCTCCAACGCCTCCTGCACCACCAACTGTGTGGCGCCGATGGCCAAGGTTCTCCTGGAGAACTTCGGCATCGTCTCGGGCCTGATGACCACGGTCCACGCCTACACCAGCGACCAGCGTCTCCAGGACTTCCCGCACAAGGACCTGCGTCGCGCCCGCGCCGCCGCCGAGAACATCATTCCGGCGAGCACCGGTGCGGCCAAGGCCCTCGGCCTGGTCATCCCGGAGCTGGCGGGCAAGCTCAACGGCATGGCGATGCGGGTGCCGGTCCCGACGGGATCCGTCACCGACCTGGTCGTCGAGACGGAGCGCGTGGTGACCAAGGAAGAGGTCAACGCCGCGTTCCAGAAGGCCTCGCAGGGTGAGCTGAAGGGCTACCTGGACTACACCGAGGACCCGATCGTCTCCTCGGACATCGTCAACTGGCCGGCCTCCTGTACCTTCGACTCCTCCCTGACCATGGTCCAGGGCAAGAGCGTGAAGATCATCGGCTGGTACGACAACGAGTGGGGCTACTCCAACCGTCTGGTCGACCTGACCGTCTTCGTCGGCGGCCAGCTCTGA
- a CDS encoding phosphoglycerate kinase codes for MKTIDELLTDGVAGKRVLVRADLNVPLDGTTITDDGRIRAVAPTIAKLAEAGARVVVASHLGRPKGAPDPAFSLAPAAARLGELLGAPVAFATDTVGESARASVAALADGEVAVIENLRFNAGETSKDDAERGAFADELAGLADLYVGDGFGAVHRKHASVFDLPARLPHAAGYLIATEVGVLKKLTDDVKRPYAVVLGGAKVSDKLAVIDHLLERADRILVGGGMVFTFLKAQGHEIGSSLVQEDQIPAVQEYLTRAKERGVEFVLPVDVLVAAEFPDLKTKAPAHPETVAADAIPAGRMGLDIGPETGRLYASKLADAATVFWNGPMGVFEHPDYAEGTRAVAQALVDSPGFSVVGGGDSAAAVRILGFDENAFGHISTGGGASLEYLEGKTLPGLAALED; via the coding sequence ATGAAGACGATCGACGAACTTCTCACCGACGGGGTCGCGGGCAAGCGCGTACTCGTCCGCGCCGACCTCAACGTGCCGCTCGACGGCACCACCATCACCGACGACGGCCGGATCCGCGCCGTCGCGCCGACCATCGCCAAGCTGGCCGAGGCCGGCGCGCGCGTCGTCGTCGCCTCGCACCTGGGCCGCCCCAAGGGCGCGCCCGACCCCGCTTTCTCGCTCGCCCCCGCCGCCGCGCGCCTCGGTGAACTCCTCGGCGCGCCCGTGGCGTTCGCGACCGACACGGTCGGCGAGTCCGCCAGGGCGAGCGTCGCGGCCCTCGCCGACGGCGAGGTCGCCGTCATCGAGAACCTCCGCTTCAACGCGGGCGAGACCTCGAAGGACGACGCCGAGCGCGGCGCCTTCGCCGACGAACTGGCCGGGCTGGCCGATCTGTACGTGGGTGACGGCTTCGGCGCCGTACACCGCAAGCACGCCTCGGTCTTCGACCTGCCCGCCCGGCTGCCGCACGCGGCCGGCTATCTGATCGCCACCGAGGTCGGTGTCCTCAAGAAGCTCACCGACGACGTGAAGCGGCCGTACGCGGTCGTTCTCGGCGGTGCCAAGGTCTCCGACAAGCTCGCCGTGATCGACCACCTGCTGGAGAGGGCCGACCGCATCCTGGTCGGCGGCGGCATGGTCTTCACCTTCCTCAAGGCGCAGGGCCACGAGATCGGCTCCTCGCTCGTCCAGGAGGACCAGATCCCGGCCGTCCAGGAGTACCTGACGCGGGCGAAGGAGCGCGGCGTGGAGTTCGTGCTCCCCGTCGACGTCCTGGTCGCCGCCGAGTTCCCCGACCTCAAGACCAAGGCGCCCGCCCACCCCGAGACGGTGGCCGCCGACGCCATTCCCGCCGGACGGATGGGCCTGGACATCGGCCCCGAGACCGGCCGGCTCTACGCCTCGAAGCTCGCCGACGCGGCCACCGTCTTCTGGAACGGCCCGATGGGCGTCTTCGAGCACCCCGACTACGCCGAGGGCACCCGCGCCGTCGCCCAGGCGCTCGTCGACTCCCCGGGCTTCTCGGTGGTCGGCGGTGGCGACTCCGCCGCCGCCGTCCGCATTCTCGGCTTCGACGAGAACGCATTCGGCCATATCTCGACCGGTGGCGGCGCGAGCCTCGAATACCTCGAAGGCAAGACGCTTCCCGGCCTCGCCGCACTGGAGGACTGA
- the tpiA gene encoding triose-phosphate isomerase — MTASTEKTGRTPLMAGNWKMNLNHLEAIAHTQKLAFALSDKDYDAVEVAVLAPFTDLRSVQTLVDGDKLKIKYGAQDISAYDSGAYTGEISGPMLAKLKCAYVAVGHSERRQYHAESDEVCNAKVKAAFKHGLTPILCVGEGLDVRKAGQQVPHTLAQLDGGLKDIPADQAATVVIAYEPVWAIGTGEVATPEDAQEVCAAIRARLAELYSQELADGVRIQYGGSVKSGNVAAIMAQPDVDGALVGGAALDADEFVKIVRFRDQ; from the coding sequence ATGACCGCTTCCACCGAAAAGACCGGCCGCACCCCGCTGATGGCGGGCAACTGGAAGATGAACCTCAACCATCTTGAGGCCATCGCGCACACCCAGAAGCTCGCCTTCGCGCTGTCGGACAAGGACTACGACGCCGTCGAGGTCGCCGTCCTGGCGCCCTTCACCGACCTGCGGTCCGTACAGACCCTGGTCGACGGCGACAAGCTCAAGATCAAGTACGGCGCCCAGGACATCTCGGCGTACGACTCCGGCGCGTACACGGGTGAGATCTCCGGCCCGATGCTCGCCAAGCTCAAGTGCGCCTATGTCGCCGTCGGGCACTCCGAGCGCCGGCAGTACCACGCCGAGTCGGACGAGGTCTGCAACGCCAAGGTGAAGGCCGCCTTCAAGCACGGTCTGACCCCGATCCTCTGTGTCGGCGAGGGACTCGACGTCCGCAAGGCCGGACAGCAGGTGCCGCACACGCTCGCCCAGCTGGACGGCGGCCTCAAGGACATTCCCGCCGACCAGGCCGCGACCGTCGTGATCGCGTACGAGCCGGTGTGGGCGATCGGCACCGGCGAGGTCGCCACCCCCGAGGACGCCCAGGAGGTGTGCGCGGCGATTCGCGCGCGGCTCGCCGAGCTGTACTCGCAGGAGCTGGCCGACGGGGTCCGCATCCAGTACGGCGGCTCGGTCAAGTCCGGGAATGTCGCCGCGATCATGGCGCAGCCCGATGTGGACGGCGCTCTGGTCGGCGGGGCGGCGCTGGACGCCGACGAGTTCGTCAAGATCGTCAGGTTCCGCGACCAGTAA
- the secG gene encoding preprotein translocase subunit SecG, with protein sequence MGFSIALIIFSLLLMLLVLMHKGKGGGLSDMFGGGMQSSVGGSSVAERNLDRITVVVGLLWFACIVVLGLLMKLDS encoded by the coding sequence ATGGGGTTCTCGATCGCCCTCATCATCTTCAGCCTGCTGCTGATGCTGCTGGTGCTGATGCACAAGGGAAAGGGCGGCGGCCTCTCCGACATGTTCGGTGGCGGAATGCAGTCGTCGGTGGGTGGTTCCTCGGTCGCCGAGCGTAACCTCGACCGCATCACCGTTGTTGTCGGTCTGCTGTGGTTCGCGTGCATTGTCGTGCTGGGTCTGCTGATGAAGCTGGACAGCTGA
- a CDS encoding RNA polymerase-binding protein RbpA, translated as MASGNAIRGSRVGAGPMGEAERGESAPRLRISFWCSNRHETVPSFASDAQVPETWDCPRCGFPAGQDRDNPPDPPRTEPYKTHLAYVRERRSDADGEAILAEALAKLRGEF; from the coding sequence GTGGCAAGTGGCAACGCGATCCGGGGAAGCCGGGTCGGAGCGGGGCCGATGGGTGAGGCCGAGCGCGGCGAGTCAGCGCCCCGCCTGCGCATCTCCTTCTGGTGCTCCAACAGGCACGAGACGGTGCCGAGCTTCGCCAGCGACGCGCAGGTTCCGGAGACGTGGGACTGCCCGCGCTGCGGCTTCCCGGCAGGCCAGGACCGGGACAATCCGCCGGACCCGCCCCGCACCGAGCCGTACAAGACGCATCTCGCGTATGTACGGGAGCGGCGCAGCGACGCGGACGGCGAGGCGATCCTCGCCGAAGCCCTGGCCAAGCTTCGCGGCGAATTCTAG
- the pgi gene encoding glucose-6-phosphate isomerase produces MNAEGRTKLNRLPEWSALGKHREQLGGTGLRELFAADPARGTGYTLRVGDLHLDYSKQLVTDETLALLRELAVATGVAELRDAMFRGDKINTTEDRAVLHTALRAPRDAVIEVDGQNVVPAVHAVLDKMSAFAERIRSGEWTGHTGRPIKNIVNVGIGGSDLGPAMAYEALRSFTDRELTVRFVSNVDGADLHEAVRDLDPAETLFIIASKTFTTIETITNATSARDWLLTGLRADQSAVAKHFVALSTNAEKVSGFGIDTANMFEFWDWVGGRYSYDSAIGLSLMIAIGPDRFREMLDGFHLVDEHFRTAPPEENAPLLLGLLGVWYGAFFDAQSHAVLPYSHYLSKFTAYLQQLDMESNGKSVDRDGDPVEWQTGPVVWGTPGTNGQHAYYQLIHQGTKVIPADFIGFARPVDDLLPGLVAQHDLLMANFFAQTQALAFGKTPEEVRAEGVPEELVPHKTFQGDHPTTTILAESLTPSVLGQLIALYEHKVFVQGAVWNIDSFDQWGVELGKVLAKKIEPVLTGNARGDGLDTSTAALVATYRSLRGR; encoded by the coding sequence ATGAACGCAGAGGGACGCACGAAGCTCAACCGGCTGCCCGAGTGGAGCGCGCTGGGCAAGCACCGGGAGCAGCTGGGCGGGACGGGGCTGCGGGAGCTGTTCGCCGCCGACCCGGCACGCGGCACCGGTTACACCCTTCGGGTGGGCGATCTGCATCTGGACTACTCCAAGCAGCTGGTGACCGACGAGACGCTGGCGCTGCTGCGCGAGCTGGCCGTCGCCACCGGAGTGGCGGAGCTGCGGGACGCGATGTTCCGCGGGGACAAGATCAACACGACCGAGGACCGCGCGGTGCTGCACACCGCGCTGCGCGCCCCCCGGGACGCCGTGATCGAGGTCGACGGTCAGAACGTCGTACCGGCGGTGCACGCCGTTCTCGACAAGATGAGCGCCTTCGCCGAGCGGATCAGGTCCGGCGAGTGGACCGGTCACACCGGCCGGCCCATCAAGAACATCGTCAATGTCGGCATCGGCGGCTCCGACCTCGGTCCCGCGATGGCCTACGAGGCGCTGCGCTCCTTCACCGACCGCGAGCTGACGGTCCGCTTCGTCTCCAACGTCGACGGCGCCGACCTGCACGAGGCGGTCCGGGACCTGGACCCGGCCGAGACGCTGTTCATCATCGCGTCGAAGACCTTCACCACCATCGAGACCATCACCAACGCCACCTCCGCGCGCGACTGGCTGCTGACCGGCCTGCGCGCCGACCAGAGCGCCGTCGCCAAGCACTTCGTGGCGCTCTCCACGAACGCCGAGAAGGTCTCCGGCTTCGGCATCGACACCGCGAACATGTTCGAGTTCTGGGACTGGGTCGGCGGGCGCTACTCGTACGACTCGGCCATCGGGCTCTCCCTGATGATCGCGATCGGCCCCGACCGGTTCCGCGAGATGCTCGACGGCTTCCACCTCGTGGACGAGCACTTCCGCACCGCGCCGCCCGAGGAGAACGCTCCGCTGCTGCTCGGGCTGCTCGGCGTCTGGTACGGGGCGTTCTTCGACGCCCAGTCGCACGCGGTCCTGCCGTACAGCCACTATCTGTCGAAGTTCACCGCGTACCTCCAGCAGCTGGACATGGAGTCGAACGGCAAGTCGGTGGACCGGGACGGCGACCCGGTGGAGTGGCAGACCGGCCCCGTCGTCTGGGGCACGCCCGGCACCAACGGCCAGCACGCGTACTACCAGCTGATCCACCAGGGCACGAAGGTCATCCCGGCCGACTTCATCGGCTTCGCCCGGCCCGTCGATGATCTGCTGCCCGGTCTGGTCGCCCAGCACGACCTGCTGATGGCCAACTTCTTCGCGCAGACGCAGGCGCTCGCCTTCGGCAAGACGCCCGAGGAGGTACGGGCGGAGGGCGTGCCCGAGGAGCTGGTGCCGCACAAGACGTTCCAGGGCGACCACCCGACCACCACCATCCTCGCCGAGTCCCTCACCCCGTCCGTGCTGGGCCAGCTGATCGCGCTGTACGAGCACAAGGTGTTCGTCCAGGGCGCCGTCTGGAACATCGACTCCTTCGACCAGTGGGGCGTCGAGCTGGGCAAGGTCCTCGCCAAGAAGATCGAGCCCGTGCTCACCGGGAACGCGCGGGGCGACGGGCTGGACACCTCGACGGCGGCGCTCGTCGCCACGTACCGCTCGCTGCGCGGTCGCTGA
- a CDS encoding PH domain-containing protein: MGEGVRLRPPNNTPAARAVGWWRAQWLLLTLVPVAVLAVLGVLIAPARTWLLVPAAVLAVIGLVCAVLVPVWWFRVHRWEVTDEAVYVRTGFFWQEWRIAPMSRIQTVDTVRGPLEQLFRLSTVIVTTASSKGAVHIAGLDHELAAELAERLTHITQATPGDAT, translated from the coding sequence ATGGGGGAGGGGGTACGGCTCCGGCCGCCGAACAACACACCGGCAGCGCGCGCCGTCGGCTGGTGGCGCGCGCAGTGGCTGCTGCTGACCCTGGTCCCGGTCGCCGTACTGGCCGTGCTGGGGGTGCTCATCGCCCCGGCACGGACCTGGCTGCTGGTGCCCGCCGCCGTCCTGGCCGTGATCGGGCTGGTCTGCGCGGTGCTGGTGCCCGTGTGGTGGTTCCGGGTGCACCGGTGGGAGGTGACGGACGAGGCGGTCTACGTCCGTACCGGCTTCTTCTGGCAGGAGTGGCGGATCGCGCCGATGTCCCGGATCCAGACGGTGGACACCGTGCGCGGTCCGCTGGAGCAGCTGTTCCGGCTCTCCACGGTGATCGTCACCACCGCGTCGTCCAAGGGCGCGGTGCATATCGCGGGGCTCGACCACGAGCTGGCCGCCGAGCTGGCCGAGCGGCTGACGCACATCACCCAGGCCACCCCCGGGGACGCCACATGA
- a CDS encoding PH domain-containing protein, with the protein MSEPVEFVEPLPGAAEAVVPGAPVAPAETAGAAGEGEWRRLDPRTLLVTAVVLAGVVLGGAVPTAIGMTGRMPLWRALSWVAAAAVLVIGLGLWGEYVRWRRTRYRVGPERAELHTGLFVVKRRSLARERIRSVDLTAHPLLRILGLVKVRIGTGEQSGGESTLELEPVTKAEGERLRTVLLARAVTGEPGADRDGMLAVLDLRWMRYAPISFLAPVLGGASIGAVLQVSDWFGVQARLFHWVDDRFHDTPLGWLIASVVAAAALAGVIGALGLWTEMWWNYRLEREPGGTLRVRRGLLTSRSVSIEERRLRGVELVEPLGVRLAGAARLDAVATGLAQDEEDEHADHKTLLPAAPRAVADEVAARVLGESFSPTRTARLAPHPRAARGRRLRWALAAALAPVAVLAVLGALLTGVLLQAAAVCAVVALPVAVLLALDAYRNLGHGLSGGYLVARSGTLRRTTVALQRGGVIGWTVKQSYFQRRAGLLTLTATTAAGEGAYHVHDAARDEGLAFAAEAVPGLLEPFLVRDPAPHRAAESGSTAPPLPM; encoded by the coding sequence ATGAGCGAGCCCGTGGAGTTCGTGGAGCCGCTGCCGGGGGCGGCCGAAGCCGTCGTCCCCGGCGCCCCCGTGGCCCCCGCCGAAACGGCCGGGGCCGCCGGCGAGGGGGAGTGGCGGCGGCTGGACCCGCGCACCCTGCTCGTCACGGCCGTCGTCCTCGCCGGGGTCGTCCTCGGCGGCGCGGTCCCGACCGCCATCGGGATGACCGGCCGGATGCCGCTGTGGCGGGCGCTGTCCTGGGTGGCCGCCGCCGCGGTGCTGGTCATCGGCCTCGGGCTGTGGGGGGAGTACGTCCGCTGGCGCCGTACCCGCTACCGCGTCGGGCCCGAGCGCGCCGAACTCCACACGGGCCTGTTCGTCGTCAAGCGCCGCTCCCTGGCGCGTGAACGCATCCGCAGCGTCGATCTGACCGCCCACCCGCTGCTGCGGATACTCGGCCTGGTCAAGGTCCGTATCGGCACCGGCGAACAGTCCGGCGGCGAATCCACGCTGGAGCTGGAACCGGTGACCAAGGCCGAGGGCGAGCGGCTGCGCACCGTCCTCCTCGCCCGCGCCGTCACCGGCGAGCCGGGCGCCGACCGCGACGGCATGCTGGCGGTCCTCGACCTCCGCTGGATGCGGTACGCGCCGATCTCGTTCCTCGCCCCCGTGCTCGGCGGCGCCTCCATCGGCGCCGTGCTCCAGGTGAGCGACTGGTTCGGCGTACAGGCCCGGCTGTTCCACTGGGTCGACGACCGCTTCCACGACACCCCGCTCGGCTGGCTGATCGCCTCCGTCGTGGCCGCCGCCGCCCTCGCCGGGGTGATCGGCGCGCTCGGGCTGTGGACCGAGATGTGGTGGAACTACCGGCTGGAGCGGGAGCCCGGCGGCACCCTGCGGGTGCGCCGCGGGCTGCTCACCTCCCGCTCGGTCTCCATCGAGGAGCGCCGGCTGCGCGGGGTGGAGCTGGTCGAGCCGCTCGGCGTACGGCTGGCGGGTGCGGCCAGGCTCGACGCGGTCGCCACCGGTCTCGCCCAGGACGAGGAGGACGAGCACGCCGACCACAAGACCCTGCTGCCCGCCGCGCCGCGCGCGGTGGCGGACGAGGTGGCCGCGCGCGTGCTGGGCGAATCGTTCTCCCCGACCCGGACCGCCCGGCTCGCCCCGCACCCCCGCGCCGCGCGCGGCCGGCGGCTGCGCTGGGCGCTGGCCGCCGCGCTGGCGCCGGTCGCTGTCCTCGCCGTGCTGGGCGCGCTGCTGACCGGCGTACTCCTCCAGGCCGCCGCGGTCTGCGCCGTGGTGGCGCTGCCGGTCGCCGTACTCCTCGCCCTCGACGCCTACCGCAATCTGGGCCACGGCCTGAGCGGCGGCTATCTGGTGGCGCGCTCGGGCACCCTGCGCCGGACGACCGTGGCGCTCCAGCGCGGCGGCGTGATCGGCTGGACGGTCAAGCAGTCCTACTTCCAGCGCCGCGCCGGGCTGCTCACGCTGACGGCGACCACGGCGGCCGGCGAGGGCGCCTACCACGTCCACGACGCGGCCAGGGACGAGGGACTCGCCTTCGCCGCCGAGGCCGTACCGGGGCTGCTGGAGCCCTTCCTCGTGAGGGACCCCGCACCGCACCGCGCGGCGGAGTCAGGCAGCACAGCTCCCCCACTCCCCATGTGA
- a CDS encoding poly-gamma-glutamate hydrolase family protein translates to MTTASRRAVLTVLATAAVSGPLLTGAGAAPAYAADDLYASNTDLYTKLAGKEGTDFARRYKRHEKSDNSLSASYPFHRTTIMALHGGGIETGTSELCIGIAGYHPATFEVRPGTGPVYDYWMFEGLRSSDNGELHVTSVNCDDRVALSMAGGSLNVLSLHGCTAAQAGVAGSRPEAIVVGGLNNTFKQYLHDAFGAAGFQTVDGSARPALAGVQPLNIANRTVLSMGGQLEITTELRQAMFGVNTRAGRPGSTNEVFDRFVGAARTAVARLEARSDQAIL, encoded by the coding sequence ATGACAACTGCCAGCCGCCGCGCGGTTCTTACCGTCCTCGCCACCGCCGCCGTGAGCGGTCCCCTGCTGACCGGGGCGGGCGCCGCCCCCGCGTACGCCGCCGACGACCTGTACGCCTCCAACACCGACCTCTACACCAAGCTCGCGGGCAAGGAGGGCACCGACTTCGCCCGGCGCTACAAGCGGCACGAGAAGTCCGACAACAGCCTCAGCGCCTCCTACCCGTTCCACCGCACCACGATCATGGCCCTCCACGGCGGCGGCATCGAGACCGGCACCTCCGAGCTGTGCATCGGTATCGCCGGCTACCATCCGGCGACCTTCGAGGTCAGACCCGGGACCGGCCCGGTGTACGACTACTGGATGTTCGAGGGGCTGCGGTCGAGCGACAACGGTGAACTGCATGTCACGTCCGTGAACTGCGACGACCGGGTGGCCCTGTCGATGGCGGGCGGCAGCCTCAACGTCCTGAGCCTGCACGGCTGTACGGCGGCACAGGCCGGCGTCGCCGGCAGCCGGCCCGAGGCCATCGTGGTGGGCGGCCTCAACAACACCTTCAAGCAGTATCTGCACGACGCCTTCGGAGCGGCCGGCTTCCAGACGGTCGACGGCTCGGCCAGGCCCGCCCTCGCCGGGGTGCAGCCCCTGAACATCGCCAACCGCACGGTCCTCTCCATGGGCGGCCAGCTGGAGATCACCACCGAGCTGCGCCAGGCCATGTTCGGCGTCAACACCCGCGCCGGGCGCCCCGGTTCCACCAACGAGGTCTTCGACCGGTTCGTGGGCGCTGCCCGTACGGCCGTCGCGCGGCTGGAGGCCCGCTCCGACCAGGCCATCCTCTGA
- the pgl gene encoding 6-phosphogluconolactonase, protein MSTPQLVVHRDKELMAQAAAARLITRIVDAQAARGSASVVLTGGRNGNGLLAALAAAPARDAVDWARLDLWWGDERFLPEGDPERNVTQAREALLDSVPLDPARVHAMPASDGPYGSDVEAAAAAYATELAAAARPGDHGRVPTFDVLMLGVGPDTHVASLFPELPAVRETERTVVAVHGAPKPPPVRISLTLPAIRAAHEVWLLAAGEDKAKAAEIALSGAGEIQAPAAGAYGRGRTLWLLDAAAASALPRALYPPASA, encoded by the coding sequence GTGAGTACGCCGCAGCTGGTCGTGCACCGCGACAAGGAGTTGATGGCGCAGGCCGCGGCGGCCCGGCTGATCACGAGGATCGTGGACGCCCAGGCCGCCAGGGGCTCCGCCTCGGTGGTGCTGACCGGTGGCCGCAACGGCAACGGGCTGCTGGCCGCGCTGGCGGCGGCGCCCGCCAGGGACGCGGTGGACTGGGCGCGGCTCGACCTGTGGTGGGGCGACGAGCGCTTCCTGCCGGAGGGCGATCCGGAGCGGAACGTCACCCAGGCCAGGGAGGCGCTGCTCGACTCGGTGCCGCTGGACCCCGCGCGGGTGCACGCGATGCCGGCCTCGGACGGTCCGTACGGCAGTGACGTGGAGGCGGCGGCCGCCGCCTACGCCACGGAGCTGGCGGCGGCCGCCCGGCCCGGGGACCACGGGCGGGTGCCGACGTTCGACGTGCTGATGCTGGGCGTCGGTCCCGACACCCATGTCGCCTCGCTCTTCCCTGAGCTGCCGGCCGTGCGGGAGACGGAGCGCACGGTGGTCGCCGTGCACGGCGCGCCCAAGCCGCCGCCGGTCCGGATCTCGCTGACGCTGCCGGCGATCCGCGCGGCGCACGAGGTGTGGCTGCTGGCGGCGGGCGAGGACAAGGCGAAGGCGGCGGAGATCGCGCTGTCGGGAGCGGGCGAGATCCAGGCCCCGGCCGCCGGGGCGTACGGCCGTGGCCGCACGCTGTGGCTGCTGGACGCGGCGGCGGCCTCGGCCCTGCCGCGCGCTCTCTATCCCCCGGCGTCCGCCTGA